In Synechococcus sp. RS9909, one genomic interval encodes:
- the dnaN gene encoding DNA polymerase III subunit beta has product MKLVCSQAELNAALQLVSRAVASRPTHPVLANVLLTADAGTGRLSLTGFDLNLGIQTSLPASVESSGAVTLPARLLGEIVSRLSSESPVTLASDDAGEQVELTSLSGCYQMRGMPADEFPELPLVENGTALKLEAAALARALRATLFASSADEAKQLLTGVHLRFSGSHLEAASTDGHRLAVLAVTDALREAPTLEGGEANDGEAADLSVTLPARSLREVERLVTSWKGDDPVTLFYDRGQVVVLAADQMVTSRTLEGTYPNYRQLIPDSFSRVFELDRRGFVAALERVAVLADQHNNVVRISSEPESGLVQISADAQDVGSGSESLASDLSGEPVQIAFNVRYVLDGLKAMEADRIKLRCNAPTTPAVLSAADDDSGFTYLVMPVQIRS; this is encoded by the coding sequence ATGAAATTGGTCTGTTCTCAGGCTGAACTCAACGCCGCTCTGCAGCTCGTCAGTCGGGCCGTTGCGTCCAGACCTACCCATCCGGTGCTGGCCAACGTGCTGCTGACTGCGGATGCCGGCACCGGGCGGCTCAGCCTCACCGGTTTTGACCTCAACCTCGGGATCCAGACGTCCCTGCCCGCATCGGTTGAGAGCAGCGGTGCCGTCACCTTGCCGGCGCGTCTGTTGGGGGAAATCGTGTCGCGTCTCTCGAGTGAGTCACCCGTGACCCTCGCGAGCGATGACGCCGGCGAACAGGTGGAGCTCACCAGCCTCAGTGGCTGCTACCAGATGCGGGGCATGCCCGCCGATGAGTTTCCCGAGCTGCCCCTGGTGGAAAACGGCACGGCCCTGAAGCTGGAGGCTGCTGCGTTGGCTCGCGCCTTGCGCGCCACCCTGTTCGCCAGCAGCGCTGATGAGGCCAAGCAACTCCTGACCGGGGTGCATCTGCGTTTTTCCGGTTCCCACCTGGAAGCAGCGTCCACGGATGGCCATCGCCTGGCGGTGCTCGCCGTGACCGATGCCCTCCGCGAAGCTCCGACGCTGGAGGGTGGGGAAGCCAACGACGGAGAAGCCGCCGATCTTTCCGTCACCCTGCCGGCTCGGTCGCTGCGGGAGGTGGAACGTCTTGTGACCAGCTGGAAAGGCGACGATCCAGTCACCTTGTTTTACGACCGTGGGCAGGTGGTGGTGCTCGCGGCCGATCAGATGGTGACCAGTCGCACCCTGGAGGGCACCTATCCCAACTACCGCCAGTTGATCCCCGACAGCTTCAGTCGGGTGTTTGAACTGGATCGCCGTGGTTTCGTCGCTGCCCTGGAGCGGGTGGCGGTGCTGGCGGATCAGCACAACAATGTGGTGCGGATCAGCAGCGAGCCTGAGTCGGGGCTGGTGCAGATCAGCGCTGATGCCCAGGATGTCGGCAGTGGTTCTGAGTCGTTGGCGTCTGATCTCAGCGGTGAGCCCGTGCAGATCGCTTTCAACGTGCGTTACGTGCTGGATGGCCTCAAGGCCATGGAAGCCGACCGGATCAAGCTGCGTTGCAATGCGCCCACCACGCCGGCCGTGCTCTCCGCCGCCGATGATGACTCCGGGTTCACGTATCTGGTGATGCCCGTTCAGATCCGCAGCTGA
- the purL gene encoding phosphoribosylformylglycinamidine synthase subunit PurL — MSATLETADQPPVAQSPASAPSFDVTAALRKEGLTEEDYREIQRRLGRDPNRAELGMFGVMWSEHCCYRNSRPLLRGFPTEGPRILVGPGENAGVVDLGDGHRLAFKIESHNHPSAVEPFQGAATGVGGILRDIFTMGARPIALLNALRFGPMEEPSNRGLLEGVVAGIAHYGNCVGVPTVGGEVAFDPSYSGNPLVNAMALGLMETEEIVKSGASGVGNPVVYVGSTTGRDGMGGASFASAELSGSSLDDRPAVQVGDPFLEKGLIEACLEAFQSGDVIAAQDMGAAGLTCSCAEMAAKGHVGVELDLDRVPAREEGMTAYEFLLSESQERMLFVVRAGREQPLMERFRRWGLQAAVVGQVLAEPVVRVLQHGAVAAEIPARALAEDTPINSHSLLADPPLDIQQHWQWQDSELPGAALEHDWGADLLALLDDPTIASKRWVYRQYDQQVLANTVIQAGGADAAVVRLRPQQGDGSLQGTERAVAATVDCPNRWVALDPERGAMAAVAEAARNLSCVGADPLAVTDNLNFPSPDTDRGYWQLAMACRGLAEACRRLNTPVTGGNVSLYNETRSDDGASVPIHPTPVVGMVGVVESIAKVIGLGWRQPADPVVLLGVPIDGQADDRLGLAGSAYQGVIHGALTGRPPRPDLDLEVRVQALVRAAIGQGLLASAHDCSDGGLAVALAESCLAVGLGAAIDLGSSGSRPEQLLFAEGGARIIVSVKAEALEAWQALLAGALGCDVPATPLGFVTDQGRLTMRSGDQALLDLDVAAMRLAHDQALPRRMAA; from the coding sequence CTGTCGGCAACACTGGAGACAGCTGATCAACCTCCAGTGGCCCAGTCCCCCGCTTCGGCGCCGTCGTTTGACGTGACGGCCGCTCTCCGCAAGGAGGGACTCACCGAGGAGGACTACCGCGAAATTCAGCGCCGTCTCGGTCGTGATCCCAACCGGGCGGAACTCGGCATGTTCGGGGTGATGTGGTCGGAACACTGCTGTTACCGCAACTCCAGGCCGCTCCTGCGAGGTTTTCCGACGGAGGGGCCCCGCATCCTGGTGGGACCGGGGGAGAACGCCGGGGTGGTGGATCTGGGCGACGGGCACCGTCTCGCGTTCAAGATCGAAAGTCACAACCATCCCTCGGCGGTGGAGCCCTTTCAGGGCGCGGCCACGGGGGTCGGTGGCATCCTGCGTGACATCTTCACCATGGGCGCCCGTCCGATCGCCCTGCTGAATGCCCTGCGTTTCGGCCCCATGGAGGAGCCCTCCAATCGGGGACTGCTGGAGGGGGTGGTGGCCGGCATTGCCCATTACGGCAACTGCGTTGGCGTGCCGACGGTGGGCGGTGAAGTCGCCTTTGATCCCTCCTACAGCGGCAACCCGCTGGTGAACGCCATGGCCCTGGGGCTGATGGAAACGGAGGAGATCGTCAAATCCGGAGCCTCCGGTGTCGGCAATCCCGTGGTGTACGTGGGCAGCACCACCGGTCGTGACGGCATGGGGGGTGCCAGCTTTGCCAGCGCTGAACTCAGTGGCTCCTCCCTCGATGACCGCCCGGCTGTGCAGGTGGGTGATCCCTTTCTGGAAAAGGGGTTGATCGAAGCCTGTCTGGAGGCCTTCCAGAGTGGTGATGTGATCGCCGCCCAGGACATGGGAGCGGCCGGTCTCACCTGCAGCTGTGCCGAAATGGCCGCCAAGGGGCATGTGGGCGTGGAGCTCGATCTGGATCGGGTGCCCGCACGGGAAGAGGGCATGACCGCCTACGAATTTCTTCTCTCCGAGTCGCAGGAGCGCATGCTCTTCGTGGTGCGTGCCGGTCGCGAGCAGCCGCTGATGGAGCGTTTCCGCCGCTGGGGGCTGCAGGCGGCCGTGGTGGGACAGGTGTTGGCGGAGCCCGTGGTGCGGGTGTTGCAGCACGGAGCGGTGGCCGCTGAAATTCCCGCCCGCGCCCTGGCGGAAGACACGCCGATCAATTCCCACAGCCTCTTGGCCGATCCCCCCCTCGACATCCAGCAGCATTGGCAATGGCAAGACTCCGAGCTTCCCGGTGCCGCGTTGGAGCACGACTGGGGTGCCGATCTGCTCGCCCTGCTCGATGATCCGACCATCGCCAGCAAGCGCTGGGTGTATCGCCAGTACGACCAGCAGGTGCTGGCCAACACCGTGATTCAGGCCGGAGGCGCTGACGCCGCGGTCGTGCGACTCCGGCCTCAGCAGGGGGACGGGTCCCTGCAGGGAACTGAGCGCGCTGTGGCGGCCACGGTGGATTGCCCGAATCGCTGGGTGGCGCTGGATCCCGAGCGTGGTGCGATGGCGGCGGTGGCGGAAGCGGCCCGCAACCTGAGTTGCGTCGGTGCCGATCCGCTCGCGGTGACCGACAACCTGAACTTTCCCTCACCCGACACCGATCGCGGCTACTGGCAACTGGCCATGGCCTGCCGTGGTCTGGCTGAGGCCTGCCGCCGACTGAACACCCCCGTGACCGGTGGCAATGTCTCCCTCTACAACGAGACCCGCAGTGATGATGGCGCGTCCGTGCCGATCCATCCCACGCCCGTGGTGGGCATGGTCGGGGTGGTGGAGTCCATCGCCAAGGTGATCGGTCTGGGGTGGCGGCAGCCGGCGGATCCAGTGGTGCTGCTGGGGGTGCCGATCGATGGGCAGGCCGATGATCGGCTCGGGCTGGCAGGCAGTGCGTATCAGGGGGTGATCCATGGTGCCCTCACCGGCCGCCCGCCTCGTCCGGATCTGGATCTCGAGGTGAGAGTGCAGGCCCTGGTGCGGGCGGCGATTGGCCAAGGCCTGTTGGCGTCCGCCCACGATTGCAGCGACGGTGGCCTGGCGGTGGCGTTGGCGGAGAGTTGCCTGGCGGTGGGCCTGGGTGCCGCGATTGACCTGGGCAGCAGCGGGTCCCGTCCGGAGCAGCTGTTGTTTGCGGAGGGTGGCGCCAGGATCATCGTGTCGGTGAAGGCGGAAGCCCTTGAGGCCTGGCAGGCGCTGTTGGCTGGAGCGCTCGGTTGTGACGTTCCGGCCACGCCCCTCGGCTTCGTCACGGATCAGGGGCGGTTGACGATGCGCTCGGGAGATCAGGCCCTGCTGGATCTCGATGTCGCCGCGATGCGCCTGGCTCACGACCAGGCACTGCCCCGACGCATGGCGGCATGA